One Nocardioides dongkuii genomic window, CCCGGTTCGGTTTCCCGCCCCCCGGGATGGGGACGCTCCCCGCATGAACCTCTCTCGGGGAGCCGCGGTCCTCACCGCGACCGTCATCGCCGCGTCCATGCTCACCACGGCGGCCACCACGGCCGCCCCGTCGAGCGCCACGAGCGCCACGAGCGGCTCGTCGGCCGCCGGGAAGCACCACCACGGGCAGCGGGAGGTGCGGTTCCAGACGTTCAACGCCTCGCTCAACCGGGCGAGCGCCGGCGAGCTGGTCTCCGACCTCTCGACCCCGGACGACCCCCAGGCGGCCGCGGTCGCGGAGATCGTGCAGCGGACCCGGCCCGACGTCCTGCTGCTCAACGAGGTGGACTTCGTGCCGGGCGGGAAGGCCGTCGACCTGTTCCGCAAGAACTACCTCGAGGTCGGCCAGCACGGTGCCCGGCCGATCCGCTACCACCACACCTTCGTCGCGCCGTCCAACACCGGCGTGCCCACCGGCCACGACCTCGACAACAACGGGTCGGTCGGCGGCGGCAACGACGCCCAGGGCTTCGGGGAGTTCGAGGGCCAGTACGGCATGGCCGTCCTCAGCCGCTACCCGATCGACCGCAAGCAGGTGCGGACCTTCCAGCGCTTCCTGTGGAAGGACATGCCGGGCTCGCTGCTGCCGACCGACTGGTACTCCCGCGCCGAGCGGGCCGACCTGCGCCTGTCCAGCAAGTCCCACTGGGACGTGCCCGTCCGGATCGGCCGCGAGACCGTGCACTTCCTCGTCTCCCACCCGACGCCTCCCACCTTCGACGGCCCCGAGGACCGCAACGGCCGTCGCAACCACGACGAGATCCGGTTCTGGGCCGACTACGTCTCGGGCGAGGACTACATGTACGACGACCGCGGCCGCACCGGCGGGCTGGACCGCCGCGCCTCGTTCGTGATCGCGGGCGACCAGAACAGCGACCCGGCCGACGGCGACTCGGTCGACGGCGCCATCCAGCAGCTGCTCGACCTGCGGCAGGTGACCGACCCGCTGCCGCGCTCGGCCGGGGGCCGGGAGGCCGCGGCCCGGCAGGGCGGCGCGAACGCCCTCCACGTCTCGGACCCGGCGTACGACACCGCGGACTTCGCGGACACCGCGCCGGGGAACCTGCGCGCCGACTACGTGCTCCCGTCGCGGGACCTGCGGGTGCGCGGTGCCGGGGTCTTCTGGCCGGTGCCCTCCGACCCGCTGTCCCGGCTGACCGGCGAGTTCCCGTTCCCGTCCTCGGACCACCGCGCGGTCTGGGTCGACGTCGCCGTCCGCGGCCGGTAGGCCGGCGGACCCGGCCCGGTTCGCGACTTCCCCACAGGTGCGACCCGGGCCGGCCGATGCTCCGGGCATGGGCAAGCTCCTGGACGGTCTCCTCCCGGTCGCCGCCGGCGTCCTCCTCGGGGTGGTCTGCCGCTCGGCGGCGGCCCGGCTCGACCCGGTCGGGACGGTGGCGCGCACCGCGCTCACCGACGCCAACCTCGCCGCCTTCGTCGCGACCGCGTCCCGCGAGCTCGCCTGACGGCCGAGCCGGTCAGGCGCCGTCAGGTGTCCTCGGACGCCGCCAGCAGCTCGTCGGCGGCGGCGTAGGGGTCGCACTCCCCCGCCACCACGCGCGCGGCGAGCCCGTCGAGCTCGCTGCGGCCGTGCACGCCGGCCCACCGCGATCGCAGGGCCGTGACCGCGATCGCCTCGATCTCGCTCCGCGCCCGACGGGTACGCCGCCGCGCGAGCTCGCCGGTGGCGTCCAGCCACGCGTGGTGCTCGTCGATCGCGCCGAGCACCTCGGCGAGGCCGGTGCCCGCCTGCGCGACCGTCGCCAGGACCGGCGGCTGCCAGGCGCCCTCGGCCCGCTCGCCGAGCGCGAGCATCGAGCGCAGGTCGCGGCGTACCTGGTCGGCGCCGTCCCGGTCGGCCTTGTTCACGACGTACACGTCGCCGATCTCGAGGATCCCGGCCTTCGCCGCCTGGATCCCGTCGCCCATGCCCGGGGCGAGGAGCACCAGCGTGGTGTCGGCCTGGGCGGCGACGTCGACCTCGCTCTGCCCGACCCCGACGGTCTCCACGAGGACCACGTCGTACCCGGCGGCGTCGAGCACCCGGATCGCCTGCGGGGTGCTCCAGGCGAGCCCGCCGAGGTGGCCGCGCGCCGCCATCGACCGGATGTAGACGCCGTCGTCGGACGCGTGGTCCTGCATCCGCACCCGGTCACCGAGCAGAGCGCCGCCGGAGAACGGCGAGGACGGGTCGACCGCGAGCACGCCGACCCGCTTGCCGGCGGCGCGCAGCTCACGGACCAGCGCGCTGGTGGTCGTGGACTTCCCGACCCCCGGCGAGCCGGTGATCCCCACGACCTGCGCCCCACCCGTGTGCGGCGCGAGCGCCGCCATCACCTCGCGCAGCCGGGGCGACTCGTCCTCGACCAGCGAGATCAGCCGGGCGACGGACCGGGCCTCGCCGGCGCGGGCGCGCGCGACGAGGCCCTCGAGGTCCTGCTCAGCCCTTCGGGACACGCACGATCAACGCGTCGCCCTGGCCACCGCCGCCGCACAGGGCGGCCGCGCCGACGCCGCCACCGCGACGCTTGAGCTCGAGCGCGAGGTGCAGGACCACCCGGGCGCCGGACATGCCCACGGGGTGGCCGAGTGCGATCGCGCCGCCGTTGACGTTGACCTTGGCGTCGTCGAGGCCGAGCTCGCGCGCCGAGGAGATGCCGACGGCGGCGAAGGCCTCGTTGAACTCGACCAGGTCGAGGTCGGTCGGGCTGATGCCCTCCTTCTCGCACGCCTTGGCCGTCGCGACGGCCGGCTGCAGCTGCAGCGTGGAGTCCGGGCCCGCGACCTGGCCGTGGGCGCCGATCTCGGCGAGCCACTCCAGGCCGAGCTCCTCGGCCTTGGCCTTGCTCATCACGACCACGGCGGCCGCGCCGTCGGAGATCTGCGAGGAGGAGCCGGCGGTGATCGTGCCCTCCTTGGAGAACGCCGCGCGCAGCTTGCCGAGCGACTCCGCGGTGGTCTCGCCGCGCACGCCCTCGTCGGTGCTGACCACGACCGGGTCGCCCTTGCGCTGCGGGATGGAGACCGGCACGACCTCGTCGTCGAAGACGCCGTTCTTCCAGGCCACGGCCGCCTTCTGGTGGGAGTACGCCGCGAACGTGTCCTGCTCCTCGCGGGTCAGGTTGGCGCTGGCCGCGTTGCACTCCTCGGTCAGCAGGCCCATCGCCTGCGAGGTGAACTGGTCGTACAGCGCGTCGTAGGCCATCGAGTCGACGAGCTTGACGTCGCCGAACTTGATGCCCTCGCGCGACTTCGGCAGGAAGTGCGGGGCGTTGGTCATCGACTCCATGCCCCCGGCGACCACGATCTCGCACTCGCCGGCGCGGACCAGCTGGTCGGCCAGCGCGATCGCGTTCAGGCCGGAGAGGCAGACCTTGTTGATCGTCATCGAGGGGACGCGCATGGGGATGCCGCCCTCGACCGCGGCGATCCGGGCGGGGTTCTGCCCGGCGCCGGCCTGGATGACCTGACCCATGATCACGTAGTCGACCTGGTCGCCGGAGACCCCGGCCTTCGCCAAGGCGCCCTTGATGGCGTGGCCGCCGAGCTGGGCGGCGGTGAGGTCCTTGAAGCCGCCGCTGAGGCGGCCGATGGGGGTGCGTGCCCCGGCGACGATCACGGTTGACATGGGTTCCTCCAGCTGGGGGCGGACGGGCCGATGACCCGGACCCTACCCACCGGTCACATGCGTGGCGAGGGGCTGCGAGCCGGGGCACGTGAGGCGCATGTCACAACCGGTCGCGGGTGCCGCGCCCGACATACGACGATGGCGTCATGAGCGACGCGACCCCCTCCTCCGGCCTGCCCCAGCACCTGTTCACCGCCATCGACCACGTCGGCATGGCGGTGCCCGACCTGGACGAGGCGATCGCGTTCTACCGCGACACCCTCGGCATGACCCTGGCCCACCAGGAGGTCAACGAGGAGCAGGGCGTCCGCGAGGCGATGATGGCCGTCGGCGACTCCGGCTCGCACGTCCAGCTGCTCGCGCCGATCGACGAGACCTCCACGATCGCGAAGTTCATCGACCGCAACGGCCCCGGCTGCCAGCAGGTCGCCTACCGGGTCGAGGACGTCGAGCAGGTCAGCGCGGTGCTGCGCGAGCGCGGCCTGCGGCTGCTCTACGACGCCCCGAAGCGCGGCACCTCCGACTCGCGGATCAACTTCGTGCACCCCAAGGACGCCGGCGGCGTGCTCGTCGAGCTGGTGCAGCCGGCCCGCTGACGCGACGTGGGTCACAGGGGGTGTCCCGACCTGTTACCGGTGGGTAATGTCCCGCCCACCACCCCGACCCCAGGAGCCGACGTGCAGCACATCCTCGACGCCATCCTCGCCGCCTCAGAAGACCCAGGGAGCACGACAGCGGAGGACTTCGCCCACCTCGAGATCCCCGAGTCCTACCGCGCCGTGACGGTGCACAAGGACGAGGTGGACATGTTCGAGGGCCTCACCACCCGGGAGAAGGACCCGCGCAAGTCCCTGCACGTCGAGGACGTAGCCCTCCCCGAGCTCGGTCCCGGCGAGGCGTACGTCGCGGTGATGGCCTCGGCGATCAACTACAACACCGTCTGGACCTCGATCTTCGAGCCGGTCTCCACGTTCGGCTTCCTCGAGCGCTACGGCCGGCTCTCCGAGCTCACCAAGCGCCACGACCTGCCCTACCACGTGGTCGGCTCCGACCTGGCCGGCGTCGTGCTCAAGACCGGCCCCGGCGTGACGAGGTGGAAGCCGGGCACCGAGGTGGTCGCCCACTGCCTCTCCGTCGAGCTCGAGGACCCCGCCGGCCACGACGACACGATGATGGACCCCCAGCAGCGGATCTGGGGCTTCGAGACCAACTTCGGCGGCCTGGCCCACATCGCGCTGGTCAAGTCCAACCAGCTGCTGCCCAAGCCTGCCCACCTGACCTGGGAGGAGGCCGCCTCCCCCGGGCTGGTCAACGCGACCGCCTACCGCCAGCTGGTCTCCAAGAACGCCGGCCAGATGAAGCAGGGCGACAACGTCCTCATCTGGGGCGCCTCCGGCGGCCTCGGCGGCTTCGCGACGCAGTACGCCCTCAACGGTGGCGCCAACCCGATCTGCGTGGTGTCCAACGAGGAGAAGGCCCGGATCGTGCGCTCCATGGGTGCGGAGATGATCATCAACCGCTCCGAGGAGAACTGGCAGTTCTGGAACGAGGACGGCACCGAGCAGAACCCCAAGGAGTGGCAGCGCCTGGGCAAGAAGATCCGCGAGCTCACCGGCGGCGAGGACATCGACATCGTCTTCGAGCACCCGGGCCGCGAGACCTTCGGCGCCTCGGTCTACGTGACCCGCAAGGGCGGCACGATCACCACCTGTGCCTCGACGACCGGGTACATGCACGAGTACGACAACCGGTACCTGTGGATGAACCTCAAGCGCATCGTCTCCAGCCACTTCGCCAACTACCGCGAGGCGTTCGAGGCCAACCGCCTGATCGCCCAGGGCAAGATCCACCCGACCCTGTCGCGGACCTACACCCTCGACGAGGTCGGCCAGGCCGCGCTCGACGTCCATCACAACAAGCACCAGGGCAAGGTCGGCGTCCTCTGCCTGGCTCCCGAGGAGGGCCTCGGGGTGCGCGACCACGAGCTCCGCGCCCAGCACGAGACGGCGATCAACCGGTTCCGCGGGGTCTGAGCGGACCTCCCCCCGCGGCACGCCGCAGCCACCCACCCCGGTGCCCGACACCCGTCGCACCGGGGTGGGTTCTTTCCCGCCGATCGTGGAGGATGGGGGCGAACTTCCCCCCGACCGGAAGAAGGATGCTTCGACCATGAGTGACCAGGGCCTGTCCATCTTCGACGACGAGTCGGACAAGGAGCCGGTCGACGCCGAGACGACCCAGGTCATCCCCGTCGTGGACCAGCAGCGGAACGCCCCGGCCCCGGCCGGCCAGCGTCCGGCCGTCGCGCCGCCCGCGACCCGGTCCGCTCCCGCCCGTCCCCCGGTTCAGCGCGCGGCCGGACCGTCGACGACGGTCACCACCCCGTCGTTCCCCGTCGTGCGCCGCAACGGCTACGACCCGAGTGCGGTCGACGGCGCCTTCGCCCAGCTCGCCTCCGAGCGGGCCGGCCTCGGCGCCACCCTCGCGGACGCCGAGCGTCGCGCCACCGAGCTCGAGGAGCAGCTCCAGGCGGCCCGGCACGAGCTCGCCGAGAACGCCAACCCCTC contains:
- the meaB gene encoding methylmalonyl Co-A mutase-associated GTPase MeaB translates to MSRRAEQDLEGLVARARAGEARSVARLISLVEDESPRLREVMAALAPHTGGAQVVGITGSPGVGKSTTTSALVRELRAAGKRVGVLAVDPSSPFSGGALLGDRVRMQDHASDDGVYIRSMAARGHLGGLAWSTPQAIRVLDAAGYDVVLVETVGVGQSEVDVAAQADTTLVLLAPGMGDGIQAAKAGILEIGDVYVVNKADRDGADQVRRDLRSMLALGERAEGAWQPPVLATVAQAGTGLAEVLGAIDEHHAWLDATGELARRRTRRARSEIEAIAVTALRSRWAGVHGRSELDGLAARVVAGECDPYAAADELLAASEDT
- a CDS encoding acetyl-CoA C-acetyltransferase encodes the protein MSTVIVAGARTPIGRLSGGFKDLTAAQLGGHAIKGALAKAGVSGDQVDYVIMGQVIQAGAGQNPARIAAVEGGIPMRVPSMTINKVCLSGLNAIALADQLVRAGECEIVVAGGMESMTNAPHFLPKSREGIKFGDVKLVDSMAYDALYDQFTSQAMGLLTEECNAASANLTREEQDTFAAYSHQKAAVAWKNGVFDDEVVPVSIPQRKGDPVVVSTDEGVRGETTAESLGKLRAAFSKEGTITAGSSSQISDGAAAVVVMSKAKAEELGLEWLAEIGAHGQVAGPDSTLQLQPAVATAKACEKEGISPTDLDLVEFNEAFAAVGISSARELGLDDAKVNVNGGAIALGHPVGMSGARVVLHLALELKRRGGGVGAAALCGGGGQGDALIVRVPKG
- the mce gene encoding methylmalonyl-CoA epimerase — protein: MSDATPSSGLPQHLFTAIDHVGMAVPDLDEAIAFYRDTLGMTLAHQEVNEEQGVREAMMAVGDSGSHVQLLAPIDETSTIAKFIDRNGPGCQQVAYRVEDVEQVSAVLRERGLRLLYDAPKRGTSDSRINFVHPKDAGGVLVELVQPAR
- the ccrA gene encoding crotonyl-CoA carboxylase/reductase: MQHILDAILAASEDPGSTTAEDFAHLEIPESYRAVTVHKDEVDMFEGLTTREKDPRKSLHVEDVALPELGPGEAYVAVMASAINYNTVWTSIFEPVSTFGFLERYGRLSELTKRHDLPYHVVGSDLAGVVLKTGPGVTRWKPGTEVVAHCLSVELEDPAGHDDTMMDPQQRIWGFETNFGGLAHIALVKSNQLLPKPAHLTWEEAASPGLVNATAYRQLVSKNAGQMKQGDNVLIWGASGGLGGFATQYALNGGANPICVVSNEEKARIVRSMGAEMIINRSEENWQFWNEDGTEQNPKEWQRLGKKIRELTGGEDIDIVFEHPGRETFGASVYVTRKGGTITTCASTTGYMHEYDNRYLWMNLKRIVSSHFANYREAFEANRLIAQGKIHPTLSRTYTLDEVGQAALDVHHNKHQGKVGVLCLAPEEGLGVRDHELRAQHETAINRFRGV
- a CDS encoding endonuclease/exonuclease/phosphatase family protein, producing the protein MNLSRGAAVLTATVIAASMLTTAATTAAPSSATSATSGSSAAGKHHHGQREVRFQTFNASLNRASAGELVSDLSTPDDPQAAAVAEIVQRTRPDVLLLNEVDFVPGGKAVDLFRKNYLEVGQHGARPIRYHHTFVAPSNTGVPTGHDLDNNGSVGGGNDAQGFGEFEGQYGMAVLSRYPIDRKQVRTFQRFLWKDMPGSLLPTDWYSRAERADLRLSSKSHWDVPVRIGRETVHFLVSHPTPPTFDGPEDRNGRRNHDEIRFWADYVSGEDYMYDDRGRTGGLDRRASFVIAGDQNSDPADGDSVDGAIQQLLDLRQVTDPLPRSAGGREAAARQGGANALHVSDPAYDTADFADTAPGNLRADYVLPSRDLRVRGAGVFWPVPSDPLSRLTGEFPFPSSDHRAVWVDVAVRGR